DNA sequence from the Schistocerca serialis cubense isolate TAMUIC-IGC-003099 chromosome 9, iqSchSeri2.2, whole genome shotgun sequence genome:
TATGTAGCTTTCAACTTTTTTATTTATATGATGAATAAGAGAATTCTTGTTGGTGAACTTCAGCTTAGCTTCCTTCCATAAACAATtagcttcttgaaacttcctggtagtttgaaactgtgtgccggagtgagactctaacttgggacctttgcctggaaacatcccccaatcTGCAGCTAAGCCATGTCTGCACAATTCCTTTCTTCCATGAGAGGTAgtcaagttttgcaggagagcttctgcgaagtttggaaggtaggagatgaggtactaatAGGAGTAAAGCAGTGAGggtgggttgtgagttgtgcttgggtagccctgttagtagagcacttgctctaAGCAAAGGTCCTgactttgagtctcggtccagcacacaattttaatctgccaggaagtttcatatcagtgtacactctgctgcagagtaaaaattcattctgatTAACTTCTTGCTTGCAAATGTGTTTCAACTTGTTGGCATGACACTTAACTTAGGCAATGTAAAAGTCTGATACAAATCGATGTTGAACACAATAACATCGGCTTTATACATATTGCCTAACAGACAGTGATTTCAACCAGTACAGCAAACAGTCACAGAGTGAAATCTGATAACTGTGCACCATTTGTTTCAAATCGGGGAATCCCAGCATTCACATGTGTAAAGCATTTAGTTCAGTTCAGGGAGGTCATACAGATTGGTCGACACATTAAAATTGTCTTTTATAATAATATATATTTTCTGACTTAAAACGCTCACGCGAGATTTTCGTTAACCTCCCCCCCTTCCTATTTAAATGTGGTTTAGTGAAATATTCATGTATTACATTATTTTTAGTTTATAACAGCAGTTATTATTTCAAGTTAATTGTTGATCGGTTTCACCACCTCAGTTGGGGCAAATCTGATCACCATCGTATTTTGTATGTAGGAACAGAATCGGACTTCCAGTGGAGTGAAACAGATCGctattatgattttttaaaaatatattactgtatttgcaacaaaattttacaatttctaGACTAAACAAATGGATATTAAACTTGACATTTATGCCATAAAACCACTAGCATTTACGAAATttgacaaacaaatattaatttttagttattgtgtgtcataatcaatgtgaaaagtatttactcaatctcatcatcatctatcccttcaaaaataaatttacttcaccttctgcattctggaacaaattttttaataatttgggCTCAGTTGCATCATCAATTTCCGGAAAGACAAAATAAACATTACCATCAAGCactttctttctcagaaatgtCATTAGGGATGCTGTCAactttaccaataaaaaaaacctgaaaCTTTTTTTCGTAGGAAATTTTACTATAGTGAAATCCTTTTCTTTAAATTCATGCCAATCTTTATCCTTCTCCTTGTCCATATCTTCACTTTCATTTGACTCATGCTGTTCTGGATCACTGTTACATAGGGACTCCCTGCTTGCAGCCCCGTCACCGTAATTTTCACTGAAGTCATTGATAACAATTCCTTTTCCTGGAGTTAATGCTAAATGCTTTGTTTGGTGCAGCTTTCCTTTTGTTTCATGAGAGCAAACCTGTTTCAACTGCATTTCGAAGGCTGCTGCCCAAGAAACTTCTGATGAGCTTGTGCCATGTGCATTGTTATCGGTTGCTTCTAGAATCTGTGAAATGACTTTATCGGGACAGAAAGGAAAAATTCCTGCTTTTCTGAACCCAGATATTACTTTGATTTGGACATGATAGGTATATTTTCAAGGGTTTTTTTCAGATTTTGGCACCACTCCTCTATTCTTCCTTCTCCAATAATTTAGCACATTTCTCCAAGCAAGTTTTAAAGGTCTAAAAAAGGTCACATCAACTGGCTGACACAAATGAGTGGAATTAGGTGGTAGAAATACAAATTTAATGTCCTGTTCCTGGCACAGTTTAATAACATTATATGACAGATTACTCGAGAAATTGTCACCTATAATCACTTTAGGTCCCTCCAATTGCCAGGCATAAGGAAAGACAATTTGAACAAACGATGATTCAAACATTGTTAGGTCAAACCAACCACTTTGATTCCTATTATAACCTGCACCAGTTATGCCTCCTTCAGTCCAATTATCGTAGAGGTGTTTTGCCCTGTAAACTGTGCACGTTGGGAGGACTGAGCTGTCTGCAGCTGCTGTCTTATGCCTTGCTTCATTATTACTTCCACTTATCCAAGATCGTCACAAAAGCTTGTCTCATCACAGTTTATAATTTTGGAGGGAGGGACACCACTCAAGGTCACTTCAAGGTTTTTAAAACAATCAATCACTGTTTCTCAGGTAACTGCTGCCTTTGCCCTCTTAACATTTTCCACTTACTCTAACAGTCAGTtcattaaatattttcagaaaagattttaccCACTTGTGTCCAGGTCGATTATCATGAAATCCTTTTTCAGTTCCCCCGGCTTGATTGAGATATGCCTGTACAATGTTCCTAACCTCATTATTTCTTGAAGGAAACCACCACTTCGCACAACACAATAATCATTTAACCAGGCTTTTTTCCTCACTATTGGTCAATGCTGGTTGgcctttttttgtatttgtaccTTTCCTCGAGTTTGTCATTTAATGTTGTATATGGAACTGTGTATTGCTCTGAAGCTTTCCGGGTGCTTAATTTTCCTGATTTGACAGCTTTCACCACATTTAGAAGAAATTCTGGTTTGTAGTTAAGATTTCCATGTTGGTCCCAGAGCCTTTCGGTATAATCGCATGATCGGATTCACTCTACAAAAATGCAATTTTGTAATTAGGCCTGCATAGTGACTAGGCAGATGCAAGCAATAACATTGCAACTTACCAGTTACACTTAAGAGGTAACAGGCGCCAGCAGAAGTTTTCACACTGTTGTGTTGACTACATAGGTGCAGCACAAGAATCACACACCCACTGACAATGTGATTTGCTGGTAGCACACACTCCAATATGCTATTGTTGTTTATAGATTAGTCAAGAATTCATGACAACGATcagctgcaatgtaattgttaaaattcTATGCTCAATTATCCAAATGTGGGAAAACTGGTAAATGACTGGATTGACACCACCTTGTCGGATTCACCTCATTTTATGGTACTGTGAGAAGGCCTGGGACAGGTACAGAGAGCTGGACCCTAGAGAAGAGGCACGAGGCGGCCGTATCTGTGAGGAGGGTGGGTCCACACTTGCAGCAGGGATGCCCCACAAGACTGGGacaggcacagaggcaggaggtgAAGTTGGTGGCAGCAGACCTGCGGCCCTCACCATGGCGTGAGATGCAGCTGGTTGTAGTGCCACGTCACCAGCCCATCACTGGCGTGCATCATCAGAGGCAGTAGCCTCAGCAACTGCGGACCATGACCAGAATCCATGTCAGTCAGTAGCTGAACCCACAAGTTCAGACCGCGGAGCCAGAAGGGAACTGCAAAGAGGGTCATTGGTGGGGCGACATAAGCACATGCAGGATTGTGCGTGGCTGGTGACTATGGAGCATCTTGGCTGGTCTCAGCTCCTCCACAAATATGAACCTGTATGAATTCAAGAAGTGTGTAAATGCGTGCTTGGAGGACCCTTGATTTGCAGATGAGATGTTTCGCCTCAGATTGGGAACGAAAAGGAGGAGTCAACTAGCAAACACCTTGACGGGCACAGAAATTTTGGAAGTTCTGGGACACAAACTGTGGACGATTATCCATCACAAGCATATACGGCAATCCTTCAATAGAACGAAAAGTTTGAGGGGGCATGAATCATAGTTGTGGTTGACGGTGAAAGACAGCatataacatataaataaatttagagaaagcaaCAACCAACAACCAGAAAGAATTAGGGAAGGATCCCACAAAATCATGGATGCTTTCCCACGAATGCTGCAGTGTGGGCTACAGAGAGATCATCACCCATGGCACTGCCTGTTGGATAGCAGATTGTGACAAGATGCACAATGTCACCATCAAAGCTGGGCCAAAACAAATGCTGATGGGTCAATAACTTAGTATGTGAGACCCCcaacatctctgttgtaggagctGGAGCACATACTGCTGTGCTGGGATCACAACCCTGGGTGACAGCTTATTCACAGCTGAGAGAACACCACCACTAATTACTGAAAGGCAATGACAGAGAGCAAAATAGCTCCACACAGGACCAGAAATCAGATACCCTGTGTGTAGGCCTGAGTGGGACACCATGCTGAATGAGGTGAACAACTTGGTACAGAACCGGATCGGCAGCAACAGCAGCTGTGACCTGGGAGACCGTAGGAAAAAATCCATCCACCATATCTTGTGCcttaatcatgaaaacaaaggagtTCATCCTGATCGAAAGTACGATCCAACCCCATCAGAAGCTGGGACAGCATATCAGTATTTGCATATTGCATGGTAGACCAAAAATGTATTTTATAGTTGCAGTGAGACAGAAACAAGGCCCAACACTGGAGGCGATGTGTTGATTTGTCGGTCAACGAAGCAGAAGCATTAAAGAATGAAACCAAGGGCTTGAGGTCAGTAATGAGAGGGAACTTAGACCCAAAGAAGAACACAATTTTTGGGGGCATAGATGATAGCAAGCGCTTTCATTTAACTTTGGAGTATCACTGCTGCGCAAAGTTGAGAATTTTCGATGTGTAAGCTATTGGCCGTTCAGAACCATCCTTGtatcattgttgtggttgttgctgctgttgtttggCACAtcactgtccagcatggtgtgctGTATTTGTATGGTTACTACATTTTCTGCCCCCTGAGGACTGATCGATATCTGATGACCAGGAACAGGAACCACCACAGTGATATCACATCAAGCTTCAATCTGATTGCCAGCAGCACGAGATACCTTGAAAGATTGAGCATTATTTAACACTTCAGCCAAAGATTCTTTCACTGTAGTGCATGCTGACATACCTCACTGTCAAGAGCCAGCTGAATGATGGTGTCACAGACCTAAAAAAAGAGTATAGGAATCATATGACTGAGGCCATGGAGTTCAGCCGCCCAAGCCCGCTAGGCCTGGTGGGGATTTTTTATGACAATGATAGAACTCTACATGCACTGCAATGACAATGATAACTGATGACAACATACACATTTCATCAAACAAAAATGACGCAGGTTCCTGGAGTGGCGGTTACTGGCACAACTGGTAGATCCGAGAAGAAATCAAGAAAGGACAAAGCCTTGCATATGTTTGTGTCAGTGACACCAAAAGTGAGGAAGTGTTAATGAAGCCACTTTTCATAAGCCTTCCAGTTTGTGGCTGCACCGTCATAAGGGGGAATGGGCAGCAGATACACTGACAGCGTGGAAGCCTGCATAGTCAATGTGGCTGACAAGTTCATCATAGCAAATTTAAGAACCTGCTGCTGCTCGAGGAGAGATTGGAGCACTGCCTCCATCAAAaactgagaaaaaagaaaaaaaaagggggggggggggaaagaaacaaaacaaaacaaccaaaCAGACTGAGCACATGGAGGTGAACACCACACTGATTACCAGTTGTTTCGTACTGTAAGACACAAATGGCCACAACGAACCACAGTTTATTCTTCTTTTACATAAAAGTAAACAACAGTTGACAACACAGACACAAACAAAGAAACAATCCAGGTACTTATACAAGCAATTGCTGACAATAAATAAGAACACAATATGAGGGCGAGCGACTGCTGCACTGTGCTCCTAAAGAGGAAGACTCCCGTGGACAGCACGGCGGATGCCATGCAATATGCGTAAGTCATGTGGCCTCCGGTGGCTGGCCCACGTAGTTGCAGTTGGGGGAATATTCAAAGTGCTGCATGTCAGCAGCCTGATGCTGCGGTGCGTATCCAAGTATTATGAGAAGCTTATACCAATTGTAGTTTTCCAATTATTCTTATTTACGTCATAATAATGAACATCAGTAGTTGACCACAGCACTGTGAGAGGTCATTAACCATAGAAACTACACTATGGGTTTGCAGTTTGATGCATCTATAACAATGTCGGAGGAACTAGACTATATGAATTGGCAAGGGACTCAAATATAACTTTAGAATAGGTATTTTAAATTAAGCTCTTTTAGTTAATATTACCCCATTCTGCTTGGAAGTCAACAATTTCATTAAAGCATCAAGATGTtccataaaaaattcaaaatcaccagATGAAGCCCAGTATATTgtgactattattattactatcattattattgttgACTTCCATGAAAATATTCTACTACAGCACGTGCTTCAAAAGGCTGATCACTGCAAAATCTATGGGTGTCAGTATTTTAGTGTTTACATCCCTTCATAATGTAAATGGCAACTCTTCCTTTCTCCATGCATTTTAGGCCCAAAATTTTCAGTTGATTTTACCTCTATTAATAATGATAGCTTGAATTCTAAATTTACCCTGAAAAAGATACTGCCTTCATACTAGTTGCTACAGGGATATGCTCATGAGTGTTAGTGTTTCCCCTTAATGAATCTGCTGTCAACTCAACACAACCCTTTCCCATTCCTGTTGAGACACTGCCCATGTCTTGTAAAACCCCACCTCTCAACAGcatcaaaacaaacaaaatctttgtttGATTCAGCACCTGACATGAGCAGTTGATTTAAATCTATGTTACccataaatacattttatatcactgCTTTATTAGGTCACTAAAATTGACACATTTCTTgatgttaaaaattactttttatatCTTACGACATGTGATGTTTTTTTTAACAAGTATTGGTCACAGGCTTCCAGCTTGACTATGTCACAACTTAAGCTGCACCATGTTAACTAGACTCAGAGATGTTCAACAGGAGCCTAGAAAAGGAACAACCTGAACATTTGTATGGCTTGTAGCTGAAGCTATCTTTATCAGGTCACTCTCAATACTGTAGTCATCGTTCCTGTTCATACTGTTCCCTCCTCCACCCACTATTACATCGTCCTCCtttccaaaaaaaatttatatTCTCCATCATTTAGCTAAATCTCGCTGTTGACTTGAAAAAAAATGTGACTTGATACCTGTTTCCTAGTTCTTTCTGTAACAACTGGCCTACATCTCTTACGTGACTACTACCTAACAAAAAGCGTTTCCCCCCTTTCATGCGTTTTCTGAAATCCTTGGTTTCCTATTGAAAGCCTGCTATGCCTTGCCTACATCTACTGGAGACCATTCCTCACCTACATGAGAGAGTACGGAAAACCAGTCTATTTTTCTGGGAGTATTGGGCACGACGTTTGCAGAAATATCTAtttttctctcaagctgttcccCATTTTGGTCGCTTTCCAGTACTACCATGTCACATGCATACAATATTCTCTCTCCAAACACGTATTATCATTTATAAGCTACATTCCTCTAAGATAGCTTTCGCAGATGGGACGAAGTTGGGTTTTTCCAAAACATTCGTTCAACCACAGCGTAGTATCTCAGAATATTCTAATAACAGTGAACTTTAACATTTTGTAACAGTGCAACCTTTGGCGTATAACATGGCCTCTCCGCACATTTCGCTAATCCCTTGTAACCCTATTGAATCTATGCACAGAACCAGCTCTGCACGTGTCAACTActtaataaaaataaaacgttCACTGTGGCAGATATACATAACATTCCAGCGTCACGagaatgaataattagtaattacTTATTAGACCGTAGAGACGTTGTATCCCATGTTTCATCGTGCCCCAAGCCCAATAGGGACCAAAATGCAAAGTTACAGGCTTATCAAGTCTGCTTCTCATCCTTTCTTCCATTAAGAGTGGTAAATGAAGGCTTTTAGACCCCACAAAAATTTCTGTAACAACATGACAGGATCCCTCAGTTGTTTGCAGAGATATTTTTTGTACATCGCAGTGTGTGAAGTAAACGGTGATCTCTGGTAAATAAATGCACGTTGGCCCCTCTTTACGTCACCTGACGTCACTTTCCAGCTGAGCAATTGTTTGTTTATATCGCATAAAGGTAGAAGTATGTTCGTGAGAGTACGAGTAGTGTTGCCGAAGTAAATAATAGAAAATCTGCGCTATTTTGAATATGACTGACGAAGGTGATAGTGAAGGTGTTACAGACTCACCCAGAAGAGGTACGATACAGTAAATAAACTTTTGCGGCGTGTGACAATAAGGAAGTAAGCCTACCCAATAAATATTGTGTTTCAGGGCCAACTTTGTCAACAAGCACAAGTAGCTTTGAAGCCCTCGACCCACACGATCCGAACTTAAGCCGCCTTGCCACAAACATGTTCCAGAAAACGGCAGATTATTTGTATGGAGAGCTGACAGCCACATTGGTAGGTAGTGTTCTTATACACTAGGTTGTGATACATGTGACAACGATGTTCGATCGTGGATGTACTCGCCTTTATAACAGTGTTAAATTACGTGCGATATGTTCATTATATTCCTTATACACTCGTTTAACTTGAGGGTTGATTTATGTTATGTTTTTAGGACGATTATCGTTTGCTGGAAGCGATGAATCGTGCTACGATAACAAAATATGCTGACATGAAGCAGATTGCTGGAAGTGTTTCGAAGACTATGGCGGAACTGAATGAGAAACGTAAGCAGATAATGCTGTAATATATTAAGCTGTTATTGCTTGATGTCAGAGACTAATATGCCAACTTCTCCTGTGCAACAGATAACAGTTTTGCGATTTTTGGGTTTTGACCAGTGGTACGACACCCGTtgttgcacttgttcaacattaaatCGTTTATTGATTACATATTTTGGCTATAATCTCTATCTCtcttggatgtgataaaagtgtaGCTGTTGTACAGTGAGAGGATTATTATGTTAAGTGTGCACTGTCGTTGTCATCTTGAGTCTGAAGActtgtatgatgcagctctccatgctagtctatcctacaCAAGATTCTTCACCtctacgtaactactgcaacccacatccatttcagTCTGTTTACTGTAGTTGAGCCATGACGTTCATCTACCATTTTTACCTCACCCtcttgggtgtctgtgtggttgtgttgtGTGAATGTATATATACTTAAAAGGAAAAGAACAATAGCTTGGAAGCTAGTGTTAGGCCCCCTAATTGTCTTCTATTACTTCTTTCTGAGCACCGTGCACCAATCCTCTATAGGTAAgttgttgcctttcccttattttacatacttTCTATCCAGAGATTTCCACTATTGTTATAATTCCTTCTTTTAGTAATTTTGCGGcataaattccttttctttttagttCAAATGTATGCTGCCTCATAAGTTATCCAGTATGATcgtctaatgttcaacattctattgtagcacaacattttaaaagcttctgttctcttcttgtgtgaattttttatcacccatgtttcacttttgtacaaggcTGGACAGTCTAGACAATTGCCTTCAAAAAGCACAtctcaacatttaaatttatattttgtgctatcaatttatattttgtgtttttttttcagaaatgcttctccCGCCATTAAAATATGCTCTGTGTAAATgtgtaccaggcagcttcctctttcgttgCTTTTCCTCAGTCCATGTTCTTGTATTAAAATCATCTCATTAAATGTTAGTCACATCCTTAAAAAGAGTGCACTGATCACTTTGGAGCACTGTAGCTGGTGAAGAACTAATACTAGATGATTATGTAACCATCCACTGCTGACTCAAGTCATTGCCATGAAGTGTTGTGTGTGTAagccagtcggttgtatggaatcaaaaCAGTAAGAGTGGTTGACATGGCAACGTGACAGAACAGCAGGAGTGCATCGTCATGTTTGGACAAGCGTATGACCACACTATGATTAAAGTTATCCCCTGTGTTGATGTATCAAACTGGACCCTCCAAAGTGTCTAAAAGGAAAGGCGTAGCCCTTGCAGCCACATAACACAACGTAAGAGTAGTGATAATATTATGTTCGTAACCATCTAGGATCAGAGACAAGTGTTAAACTCTCTGCCAGTGACAACTGGTTTGATACCCAGCACAAATTTCTTCTGTCAGTGAATCCATCTCAGCTGCTTATGAATGAACATTGAGAAGGGAACGGAGTGCAGTGAACATTTGGAGTTGGGTACCTCACAAAAGGCCGTTACACACAATGGTAAATaaagctgcacatcttcaaacagcATAGAAATAGGACAAACACTGACTCATTGGAGGCATGTAGTCATGTAGTGTTGTCTGACTTTACAGTTTTGCCTTTTTAAATAATGCAAAATGTTCAGTGCATTGACAGGCCAATGAGATCCTTACACCACAATGTGTGGAGGATATAGTTCAGCCTAGAGGCAGTTCTGTGAAGTTCTGTGAATGTTTCTTACAATATAACTTAGGCCTACTCTTTCAGGTTACAGTGAGCACGATCAAGGATTTGGCATTTCAGAAGCATCCAATTCCacttgtctgctttgacccatgaagtCATCAGTATGACAGATACAGCTACTTCCAGCTTATACAAAATGATGACAATGACGTCGCTACAGACCAATGCCAACAAAtgtgaacaaaaacaaaaatgacagtaatgtttcactccaaaaataaaatgaaaccaatGGGACAATCACGGAAAATGGGGGGTTTAGGGCAGGATAAGCTAAatatacaacaataaaagaaaatctgTACCATCCCAAAACAAATAATTACTATACAATAATAATTACTATACAATAAAACCAAAACATAAATTACTTACCAACAAAGGCTGAAACTTCACATCAGATCCATACCTaatgaaaaaacaataaaaagaaattagACTTGTTTCTGcacaacaaacaccaaactaattacacctaacaaaAATACCAAACATATAAACAAAAAGAACCTTAAtcactcactgaaaacaattccACAACTCGCATTACCGCGCCAATTACCTAAACTCAAAGCCACATTAGCATGATGACAACCAAAACTCAAATGAATCCAATACCACAAGTTAAACTCAGCACATCCACTTCCACCACCAGAGGCCACTGTCAAGTACAACATATCTACAAACACAACCTACTCAAAAACTCCATGCCACAATGATGTCATACATCACTCCATTATGTCATGGGTAAAAGCAGACTGGTGGAATCGGATGCTTCCATTGACACCCAAGGATTCTTATTTCAACATTGTTGACAAAGTCCTGCCCTGTCTTCCACATCTTCATGATGAATGTGCTGTGGACATtcctgt
Encoded proteins:
- the LOC126419296 gene encoding biogenesis of lysosome-related organelles complex 1 subunit 2 isoform X1 — protein: MTDEGDSEGVTDSPRRGPTLSTSTSSFEALDPHDPNLSRLATNMFQKTADYLYGELTATLDDYRLLEAMNRATITKYADMKQIAGSVSKTMAELNEKHKSLQPYLEQIDQIEDSVTKLEQAAYKLDAYSKRLEAKFKNLEKRLNRETELKKQVTQ
- the LOC126419296 gene encoding biogenesis of lysosome-related organelles complex 1 subunit 2 isoform X2, which translates into the protein MTDEGDSEGVTDSPRRGPTLSTSTSSFEALDPHDPNLSRLATNMFQKTADYLYGELTATLDDYRLLEAMNRATITKYADMKQIAGSVSKTMAELNEKHKSLQPYLEQIDQIEDSVTKLEQAAYKLDAYSKRLEAKFKNLEKSDNEDAD